The Culex quinquefasciatus strain JHB chromosome 2, VPISU_Cqui_1.0_pri_paternal, whole genome shotgun sequence genome contains the following window.
ttattttgcgcGCCACTCAAAATGATGACTCAGTTGGGAAACTTTTTCCCCTGCGACCGACAACCACGACGATTAACAGCAGAGCAAGCAGCACAGACACGAAAAGCATGTAAACTATGCCCTCAGCACTCTACGTGGGTTGGGGTATGAAGGCTTATGTTTTCTAGCTACAGCAACTAATATGCACAAACAGGCACAAGTGTCGGCAATGATGCACTCAGAATTTGagttgaagtaaaaaaaacagaacttaagaaatttaagaaatttaagaaatttaagaaatttaagaaatttaagaaatttaagaaatttaagaaatttaagaaatttaagaaatttaagaaatttaagaaatttaagaaatttaagaaatttaagaaatttaagaaatttaagaaatttaagaaatttaagaaatttaagaaatttaagaaatttaagaaatttaagaaatttaagaaatttaagaaatttaagaaatttaagaaatttaagaaatttaagaaatttaagaaatttaagaaatttaagaaatttaagaaatttaagaaatttaagaaatttaagaaatttaagaaatttaaggaattcaagaaatttaagaaatttaagaaatttaagaaatttaagaaatttaagaaatttaagaaatttaagaaatttaagaaatttaagaaatttaagaaatttaagaaatttaagaaatttaagaaatttaagaaatttaagaaatttaagaaatttaagaaatttaagaaatttaagaaatttaagaaatttaagaaatttaagaaatttaagaaatttaagaaatttaagaaatttaagaaatttaagaaatttaagaaatttatgaaatttaagaaatttaagaaatttaagaaatttaagaaatttaagaaatttaagaaatttaagaaatttaagaaatttaagaaatttaggaaatttaagaaatttaagaaatttaagaaatttaagaaatttaagaaatttggtttgaataaaaaaggtaaaatcaATCGAGTTCCAGATCAGAGTGCCAACTTTCGTCAAGTGTCCCTCCAAAGTCCACACACGCGGAGGACGCCCAAGAAATGCTCGCACAAACAGCTCACAGTTTTTTCTTCCTTCGCGCCCAAGTGTTTCATTTCGGGCCGCATTCTTATGTAAATAATAATTCAATACATAACTACACACAGAGTGGCCCTAGCTGACGatactgactgactgactgatgcTGATCAGGCAAGAAATTCTCGACAAAATTGCGTCGCGTTCCCAGCGATTCGTTCAGTTCTGGTGCGGCCTCCAGTGGAGGCGCCTGtccgaaaatttaatttagtactttttttttgttgaattgtttgaaggttCACCCACGACGCAACGAACGGGGTTTTACATAAGGACGAGGAGTGGTGTAGAAGGATCGTGGAAGAGGGAGCGTGTAGAAAAGTCGTAAATTTTACGACCTCCAGGATCTCTGGATCTCGCATCTGTGGCGCGTCCACAGAATAAAAGATTATGCGagaaactatttttagttcagtTTGAAGTGAGTATCAGAGCAGGGTCGACATGATTCCCGCGGAAGTTCTAGCGAGCGATCCGGCCATTCTGGAGAAGGCCAAGGAGTTGAGTGTGCGCCGGATTTGTCGGTTATGTTTGAGCGAAGAGGACGCTTTGGTGGACATCGATGTGGTGTGGAAGATGAAAATCCTGAGTTGTATCCCGTTGGTGACGATCGGCAGTGATAAATTGCCCAAGTTCATATGTGAACCCTGTGGAAAGTTCGTGAAGAAGTGCTTCGAGTTTAGGCAGTTGTGCAAGAAGGCGGAACAGTTGTTGGTTTCGTACCCGTTGACCGGAGGTTGGTCCGGGGAACTTGTGATTCCGCGGTGGCTGCACGACAAAGATCATTTCGAGCAGGTTCAAGTTAGCAAGAAACGGAAAGCTGTTGAGGAGCTGGTAGTACCGCAGGTTGGTAGTGTTCGAGTGCGATCCCACGAATCGATGTCGCTGCAATCTCCTACGATTACTCCCGGAACGGTAGAGCAAACTATGCAGGAGATGATGGTTGACTTACGGCCCCGCCAAGAAGTGATTGATTCGTTTCCATCAGTTACGCCAACCGCAACTTACGCAATCCCAGTTATTCAGAGTCAACCAGTGAGTCCTCAATACCCGTCAAGTATGCTACCCTACAATTCGCCATCCCAGTTCAGCCATCGCGCCCAAAACATCACGCCAGTTAATCAACCACCCCAAAAGATCCAGCGAACCAACAGTATTCAAAACGTGCCTCAACTAATCCTTCATCCCGGTTACACAATGCAACAGCACAAACCGCAGCTGCTGAACCAACCTCAAATTCAATCCTGCAACACTAACTTGAACAACATGAACAATATGCTGGCGCAGTTGTCCAGCTATCCACAACCTGTAgttcagcaacaacaacaacaacaacaccaggcACAATTGTCTTACTCCGAATTGGTAAATCAGCTTCAAAGACCTCCACTTTACCACCAAAGCCAACAACTTCTGTCAACATCTATGAACCATCAACAACAACCGTCGATTACCATGACTCTAACCAGAAgtcagaatttcaatcaacaATCGATTCCCATGACGCCTACTAGATGTCAAGTTCCACCAGAGTCGCTTTCCATAACTCCAGTCAGAAGACAAATCACGCCGGCAATCCATCAACAACCATCGCTTCCCATGGCACCTTCCATGAGCCTGAACTACCATCAACCTTCAGCGCCCATGACACCGTCCAGAAATTCTACCCTCTATCAAaaccaacaacaaaaacatccctcACCAAATCAACAACCCCAACAACCACAACAGCCGCCCAACAATCCGGTCAATCTCTGGTGTCACGTATGTAACTTCAAATTCCTTACCGAGGACCACTACCAATTCCATATCCGCAAGCACAGTACGAGGCCGCTTGGTAACCTTACCGGCGGGCTGCCCGGCCGCCTCAGGACCTGCCGGTTTTGTACCGCCCCAAAGTTCCCGACCCAGGGTGACCTGGTG
Protein-coding sequences here:
- the LOC6037986 gene encoding putative mediator of RNA polymerase II transcription subunit 12, with amino-acid sequence MIPAEVLASDPAILEKAKELSVRRICRLCLSEEDALVDIDVVWKMKILSCIPLVTIGSDKLPKFICEPCGKFVKKCFEFRQLCKKAEQLLVSYPLTGGWSGELVIPRWLHDKDHFEQVQVSKKRKAVEELVVPQVGSVRVRSHESMSLQSPTITPGTVEQTMQEMMVDLRPRQEVIDSFPSVTPTATYAIPVIQSQPVSPQYPSSMLPYNSPSQFSHRAQNITPVNQPPQKIQRTNSIQNVPQLILHPGYTMQQHKPQLLNQPQIQSCNTNLNNMNNMLAQLSSYPQPVVQQQQQQQHQAQLSYSELVNQLQRPPLYHQSQQLLSTSMNHQQQPSITMTLTRSQNFNQQSIPMTPTRCQVPPESLSITPVRRQITPAIHQQPSLPMAPSMSLNYHQPSAPMTPSRNSTLYQNQQQKHPSPNQQPQQPQQPPNNPVNLWCHYEAAW